A window from Sceloporus undulatus isolate JIND9_A2432 ecotype Alabama chromosome 8, SceUnd_v1.1, whole genome shotgun sequence encodes these proteins:
- the UBN1 gene encoding ubinuclein-1, with protein MTEPHRVQLTPLPGPLSTTLLKKARREDATGVEHAQETEPTAAAVRIALTLFEPDHKRCPEFFYPELLKNARGKGKSSSAGEKKKDLADPFNDEEKEKHKVEALARKFEEKYGGKKRRKDRVQDLIDMGYGYDESDSFIDNSEAYDELVPASLTTKYGGFYINSGTLQFRQASESEDDFIKEKKKKSPKKRKLKEGGEKMKKKKKDDSYDKEKKSKKSKFPKTGFTALNASKEKKKKKYSGSLSVKEMLKKFQKEKDAQKTRNDEPKLPVPCVAEATVPREVESMPDPLLSLFGHTSDNELLQAATAMDSLSDLDLERLLFEYPEESRFQDMDDGSDSLGASLEQDVKQPLTLPDGLPAPLEKRIEELNQAARAAEGEVKHKFFNQDMNSILLDIELQTRELSSQMRSGVYAHLASFLPFNKDTLLKRARRLYLCEQGGRLKEPLQKLKEAIGRAMPEQMAKYQDEFHAHTQAKFAKMLEEEKDKEQRDRICSDDEDDDDKGGKRIMGPRKKFHWNDEIRDLLCQVVKIKLDAYDLEKNKAQSLEDYVKTFLDGEVRSLWPKGWMQSRTLFKESRRGHSHLTSLPAKKKVVAPQKVKAKEPSGKPDKKMPLSVPLIHSSGTVSPESQGAAVGLSPQTRELLAMSSTPVASSSVTPAAFNMDDSLNEDLIHNAASSLEAVSKELAVLNSRTGGSPDFTLPAAPKMPSEKPPVQAALEEKRPFSKPSPSPVSSSSSSSLQSPLNFLAEQALALGQSPQDKKAEGSTYKDLPSQTPPTKVPETHQPKPKHHSLPRTVHGPLTSAPVQTPQVKVFSLSAQQPKTFSPSPPFVKLQSPKAVSPLPQRPLLQQQQVKTPIKAPGFHSSSSSSSSSTISPGSGSSHKNPSSASVSLSYTGKHLNSSGSSGQSFKSPFVALSRHMASTSGSTSSISTNQSSTPGNLLPGACLPSGQAPSRSSPSSMVKKTLVSQKLTLVAPPGGPNVSSSGGTQGVAKLLTSSLKPAVVSSTASSTSIPKGASGAVLLTSSSSLNVLSPSYKPSNPKLPTALSSTPLGIISPIHSFPLHVISFSSESPPKAGVSKDAIVTGPVPGTFHHSLGHNTSQLHAKGSNSQPRKL; from the exons ATGACGGAGCCTCACAGGGTCCAGCTCACTCCTCTGCCAGGCCCGCTGAGCACCACTTTACTGAAAAAGGCGCGTCGGGAGGATGCCACAGGAGTGGAGCATGCACAGGAAACTGAACCTACAGCAGCGGCGGTTCGCATTGCTCTGACCCTTTTTGAGCCGGATCACAAGCGCTGTCCAGAGTTCTTTTATCCCGAACTGTTGAAGAATGCACGCGGAAAAGGGAAGAGCAGCTCCGCTGGAGAAAAG AAAAAAGACCTTGCTGATCCCTTCAAtgatgaagaaaaagagaagcacAAAGTGGAGGCACTTGCCAGGAAGTTTGAAGAGAAATAC GGTGGAAAGAAGCGCCGGAAAGACCGTGTTCAGGATTTGATTGATATGGGCTACGGATATGATGAATCTGATTCCTTCATTGATAATTCTGAAGCA TATGATGAGCTGGTCCCAGCATCACTAACAACCAAATATGGAGGCTTTTACATCAACTCTGGAACGCTACAGTTCCGACAGGCTTCTGAATCAGAAGATGACTTtatcaaagagaaaaagaaaaaatctccTAAG AAACGGAAATTGAAAGAAGGAGgtgagaagatgaagaagaagaaaaaggatgaTTCTTATGACAAGGAAAAGAAGTCTAAAAAATCTAAGTTTCCCAAAACTGG TTTCACAGCCCTGAATGCaagcaaggagaagaaaaagaagaaatactcAGGCTCCCTGAGTGTCAAGGAAATGCTGAAGAAATTTCagaaggaaaaggatgctcagaAGACAAGGAATGATGAGCCAAAGCTTCCTGTCCCCTGTGTGGCTGAAGCCACAGTCCCACGGGAAGTAGAGAGCATGCCCgaccctcttctctccctctttggcCACACCAGTGACAATGAACTGCTTCAGGCAGCCACAGCCATGGACTCCCTGAGTGACCTTGATCTCGAACGGCTTCTCTTTGAATATCCAGAAGAGAGCCGATTCCAGGACATGGATGATGGGAGTGATTCCCTTGGGGCGAGCCTGGAGCAGGATGTCAAGCAGCCTCTCACCCTTCCTGATGGACTCCCCGCACCCTTGGAGAAACGCATTGAGGAACTTAATCAG GCTGCCAGAGCTGCAGAAGGAGAAGTCAAACACAAATTCTTCAACCAGGACATGAACAGCATTTTATTGGA TATAGAGCTACAAACCCGGGAGCTGAGCAGCCAGATGCGATCCGGGGTATATGCTCATCTGGCCTCCTTTTTGCCGTTCAACAAAGATACTCTCCTCAAGCGTGCCCGCAGACTTTACCTCTGTGAACAG gGTGGTCGGTTGAAGGAGCCCCTTCAGAAATTAAAGGAAGCCATTGGCAGAGCAATGCCAGAACAGATGGCCAAATACCAAGACGAATTCCATGCACACACCCAAGCCAAGTTTGCCAA gaTGCTTGAAGAGGAAAAAGACAAGGAGCAAAGAGACCGGATTTGttcagatgatgaagatgatgatgataagggaGGGAAACGGATCATGGGACCCCGGAAGAAGTTTCATTGGAACGATGAAATCAG GGATTTGCTCTGCCAGGTGGTGAAGATCAAACTGGATGCATATGACCTCGAAAAGAACAAAGCACAGTCACTGGAGGATTATGTGAAGACCTTCCTGGATGGGGAAGTCAGATCTCTTTGGCCAAAGGGCTGGATGCAGTCCAG AACTTTATTCAAGGAGAGCCGGCGGGGACACAGTCATCTAACTTCACTCCC AGCAAAGAAGAAAGTTGTGGCACCACAAAAGGTGAAGGCAAAG gAGCCTTCTGGTAAACCAGACAAGAAGATGCCGCTTTCTGTCCCGTTGATCCACTCGAGTGGCACAGTTTCTCCAGAGTCTCAAGGAGCTGCTGTTGGCCTCAGCCCGCAGACTAGGGAGCTCCTGGCCATGAGTTCAACTCCAGTTGCCAGCAGCTCAGTCACACCAGCTGCCTTCAATATGGATGATTCTTTGAATGAGGACTTAATCCACAATGCTGCTTCATCCCTGGAAGCCGTCTCCAAGGAACTGGCTGTGTTGAACAGCCGAACGGGTGGAAGTCCTGATTTCACCCTTCCTGCAGCCCCAAAGATGCCTTCGGAGAAGCCCCCTGTCCAAGCAGCACTGGAAGAGAAGAGGCCTTTCTCCAAACCAAGCCCTTCACCTGTATCATCATCTTCTAGCAGTTCCCTACAGTCTCCCCTCAACTTCCTGGCTGAACAGGCCTTGGCATTAGGCCAGTCCCCTCAGGACAAAAAGGCCGAGGGCTCCACTTACAAAGACCTGCCCTCCCAGACTCCCCCAACTAAGGTCCCAGAAACCCACCAGCCGAAGCCGAAGCATCACAGCCTGCCACGCACAGTTCATGGACCCCTGACATCAGCCCCTGTGCAAACACCCCAGGTGAAAGTATTTTCCTTGAGTGCTCAGCAGCCGAAGACTTTCTCACCATCACCTCCCTTTGTGAAGCTGCAGAGTCCTAAAGCTGTCTCCCCACTCCCCCAGCGCCCCCTCCTCCAACAGCAGCAGGTGAAAACTCCCATCAAAGCACCAGgattccactcttcctcctcttcttcctcctcttccaccatcTCTCCAGGATCTGGCAGCTCTCACAAGAACCCTAGTTCTGCCTCTGTGTCACTAAGCTACACAGGGAAGCACCTAAATAGCTCTGGCTCCTCAGGACAATCTTTCAAGTCACCCTTTGTGGCGCTGTCCAGGCACATGGCTTCGACCAGTGGCTCTACATCAAGCATTTCTACAAACCAGAGCTCAACCCCGGGCAATTTGCTGCCAGGCGCATGTCTTCCTTCTGGGCAGGCTCCCAGTCGCTCATCGCCCAGTTCTATGGTGAAGAAGACTCTGGTCTCCCAAAAGTTGACGTTGGTAGCTCCACCAGGGGGTCCAAATGTCAGTTCAAGTGGAGGGACACAAGGGGTGGCCAAGTTGCTGACCTCCTCCCTGAAGCCTGCTGTGGTTAGCAGCACTGCATCCTCTACCTCTATACCA